In Malus sylvestris chromosome 16, drMalSylv7.2, whole genome shotgun sequence, the following are encoded in one genomic region:
- the LOC126606570 gene encoding stemmadenine O-acetyltransferase-like produces MRMEIEVEVISKEIIKPSSPTPNHLHHHQLSFLDQLAPHAYTQFFYFYSSDGDGTKTFTQISNILKTSLSKVLTHYYPLAGRVKHNLVVHCSDQGVPFFEAKVKSQLLSDVIANPLLSESDLNRFLPFKTAEATEIPLGVQLSVFDCGGFAIGVCISHRIADALSYFTFINNWAAIAKNCSNIFVCPDLSAASVFPPRNVEGYLGVSIITKRKAIITRRFVFDGAKVEALRSRYQESMEFSKTHKRPSRVEALSAFLWNIFLPSRPREPLQTSQTLYTAVCIMNLRSRCDPPVSQYAFGNYYRAATATPTSVNGEERHRLVRQAMEEIEKIDNSYMRRFQEGYQEHLDFMRKRMERAAIGELVTLTFSSLCRSPMYDADFGWGKPAWVSLAAMGITNQIVFMDTKNGDGIESYYSLTEEDMAKFELHCEFISLL; encoded by the coding sequence ATGAGAATGGAGATTGAAGTTGAAGTAATATCCAAAGAGATCATCAAACCATCTTCTCCAACCCCAAACCATCTCCACCATCACCAGCTCTCGTTTCTTGATCAATTAGCTCCCCATGCATACACGCAATTTTTCTACTTTTACAGCTCCGACGGCGACGGCACCAAAACCTTCACTCAAATATCAAACATCCTCAAGACTTCTTTGTCCAAAGTCTTAACCCATTACTACCCGTTAGCCGGCCGAGTCAAACACAATCTCGTTGTTCACTGCAGTGACCAAGGCGTCCCATTCTTTGAAGCCAAAGTTAAATCCCAACTCCTTTCCGATGTGATCGCCAACCCTCTTCTCTCTGAGTCTGACCTGAACAGATTCTTGCCCTTCAAGACAGCTGAAGCTACTGAAATACCCCTCGGTGTTCAACTCAGTGTGTTTGATTGTGGAGGATTTGCAATTGGCGTTTGTATTTCGCATAGGATTGCTGATGCGTTGTCATATTTTACATTCATCAACAATTGGGCAGCTATTGCTAAGAATTGTAGCAATATTTTTGTTTGTCCAGATTTGTCTGCAGCCTCAGTTTTCCCACCAAGAAATGTGGAAGGGTATTTAGGGGTTTCTATCATCACCAAAAGGAAAGCAATCATAACCAGGAGGTTTGTGTTTGATGGGGCAAAGGTTGAGGCTTTAAGATCGAGATACCAAGAGAGCATGGAGTTTTCAAAAACCCATAAACGCCCTTCAAGAGTTGAGGCCTTATCAGCTTTCTTGTGGAACATCTTTCTGCCATCAAGGCCGAGAGAACCACTTCAAACTAGTCAAACTCTGTACACAGCTGTTTGCATTATGAATCTGCGGTCAAGATGTGATCCACCAGTGTCTCAATATGCTTTTGGGAATTATTACAGGGCTGCCACTGCAACTCCAACGTCGGTTAATGGGGAGGAGCGCCACCGCCTTGTGAGGCAGGCGATGGAGGAAATTGAGAAAATTGACAATAGTTACATGAGGAGATTTCAAGAGGGATATCAAGAACATTTGGATTTCATGAGGAAAAGAATGGAGAGGGCCGCAATAGGAGAGCTCGTGACTTTGACCTTTTCGAGTTTGTGCAGATCTCCCATGTATGATGCTGATTTTGGTTGGGGGAAGCCTGCATGGGTGAGCTTGGCTGCCATGGGCATCACTAATCAGATAGTTTTCATGGACACCAAAAATGGTGATGGAATCGAGTCATATTATAGCTTGACGGAGGAAGACATGGCCAAGTTTGAACTTCACTGCGAGTTCATCTCGTTGCTTTAG
- the LOC126606568 gene encoding stemmadenine O-acetyltransferase-like — translation MRMEIEVEVISKEIIKPSSPTPNRLHHHQLSFLDQLAPHAYMQFIYFYSSDGDGTKTVTQISNILKTSLSKVLTHYYPLAGRVKHNLVVHCSDQGVPFFEAKVKSQLLSDVIANPLLSESDLSKFLSFKTSEATEIPLGVQLSMFDCGGFAIGVCMSHRIADALSYFIFVNNWAAIAKNCSNIFVAPDFSAAAVFPPRNMEGYLGVSIITNRKAIITKRFVFDGAKVEALRSRYQESMEFSKTHKRPSRVEALSAFLWNIFLSSRPREPPETTQTLYTAVCIMDLRPRFDPPVSQYAFGNYYRAATATPTSVNGEERHRLVRQVMEEIEKIDNSYIRRFQEGYQEHLDFMRKRMERAVIGELVTLSFSSLCRFPMYEADFGWGKPAWVSQAATGISNQIVFMDTKNGDGIESYFSLMEEDMAKFELDGEFISLLKSPIGVPLIVVATQS, via the coding sequence ATGAGAATGGAGATTGAAGTTGAAGTAATTTCCAAAGAGATCATCAAACCATCTTCTCCAACCCCAAACCGTCTCCACCATCACCAGCTCTCGTTTCTCGATCAATTAGCTCCCCATGCATACATGCAATTTATCTACTTTTACAGCTCCGACGGCGACGGCACCAAAACCGTCACTCAAATATCAAACATCCTCAAGACTTCTTTGTCCAAAGTCTTAACCCATTACTACCCGTTAGCCGGCCGAGTCAAACACAATCTCGTTGTTCACTGCAGTGACCAAGGCGTCCCATTCTTTGAAGCCAAGGTTAAATCCCAACTCCTTTCCGATGTGATCGCCAACCCTCTTCTCTCTGAGTCTGACCTGAGCAAATTCTTGTCCTTCAAGACATCTGAAGCTACTGAAATACCCCTCGGTGTTCAACTCAGCATGTTTGATTGTGGAGGATTTGCAATTGGCGTTTGTATGTCGCACAGGATCGCTGATGCGTTGTCATATTTTATATTCGTCAACAATTGGGCAGCTATTGCTAAGAATTGTAGCAATATTTTCGTTGCTCCAGATTTTTCTGCAGCCGCAGTTTTTCCACCAAGAAATATGGAAGGGTATTTAGGGGTTTCTATAATCACCAACAGGAAAGCAATCATAACCAAGAGGTTTGTGTTTGATGGGGCAAAGGTTGAGGCTTTAAGATCGAGATACCAAGAAAGCATGGAGTTTTCAAAAACTCATAAACGCCCTTCAAGAGTTGAGGCCTTATCAGCTTTCTTGTGGAACATCTTTCTGTCATCAAGGCCTAGAGAACCACCTGAAACTACGCAAACTTTGTACACAGCTGTTTGCATTATGGATCTGCGGCCAAGATTTGATCCACCAGTGTCTCAATATGCTTTTGGGAATTATTACAGGGCTGCCACTGCAACTCCAACGTCGGTTAATGGGGAGGAGCGCCACCGCCTTGTGAGGCAGGTAATGGAGGAAATTGAGAAAATTGACAATAGTTACATTAGGAGATTTCAAGAGGGATATCAAGAACATTTGGATTTCATGAGGAAAAGAATGGAGAGGGCCGTAATAGGAGAGCTTGTGACGTTATCCTTTTCGAGTTTGTGTAGGTTTCCTATGTATGAGGCTGATTTTGGTTGGGGGAAGCCTGCATGGGTGAGCCAGGCTGCCACGGGCATCTCTAATCAGATAGTTTTCATGGACACCAAAAATGGTGATGGAATCGAGTCATATTTTAGCTTGATGGAGGAAGACATGGCCAAGTTTGAACTTGACGGAGAGTTCATCTCGTTGCTTAAGTCCCCAATTGGTG